A region from the Halobellus litoreus genome encodes:
- a CDS encoding DUF1643 domain-containing protein: MVEGPADTASAEGSRSDAAGAIFGEDREYRYRLWRVWDERLPAVAFIALNPSTADEDENDRTVSTCVRFAREWGFGSVVIGNCFALRATDPAELKRHPDPVGPENDRHLQSIASDADRVVAAWGVHGSYRDRDREVTDLLDVDLFALTTTKDGQPGHPLRKPSGLRPEPWSSRPR, encoded by the coding sequence GTGGTCGAAGGTCCCGCCGACACGGCGTCCGCCGAAGGTTCGAGGAGTGACGCTGCAGGCGCGATCTTCGGCGAGGACCGGGAGTATCGCTACCGACTGTGGCGGGTCTGGGACGAGAGACTGCCCGCGGTGGCGTTCATCGCGCTCAACCCCTCGACAGCCGACGAGGACGAGAACGACAGGACCGTCTCGACCTGTGTCCGCTTCGCGAGAGAGTGGGGGTTTGGAAGCGTGGTGATCGGGAACTGTTTCGCCCTCAGGGCCACCGATCCCGCGGAACTGAAGCGCCATCCGGACCCCGTCGGCCCGGAGAACGACCGGCACCTCCAGTCGATCGCATCGGACGCGGACAGAGTCGTCGCCGCCTGGGGCGTCCACGGATCGTACCGGGACCGCGACCGGGAAGTGACGGACCTGCTCGACGTCGATCTCTTCGCGCTGACCACGACGAAGGACGGACAGCCGGGACATCCGCTTCGGAAGCCCAGCGGGCTCCGCCCCGAACCGTGGTCGTCGCGTCCGCGGTAA
- a CDS encoding luciferase family protein has translation MAGSRSAEIESTVEKPIGDVDSWTAVTTGEHRFGGTEWRVGPREIGHVHPWGMLDVAYLRALRDVLVQEGQTGAHHILDESGWTTFSIERPDDYDHARWLVRLSYLYHVNVLKKTPAGGEAYAAVNVESELNDLDPTDAVRSAFERHPGNAGASER, from the coding sequence GTGGCAGGTTCTCGCAGCGCGGAGATCGAATCGACAGTCGAAAAGCCCATCGGAGATGTGGACTCCTGGACTGCCGTCACGACCGGCGAACACCGGTTCGGCGGAACCGAGTGGCGCGTTGGACCGCGCGAAATCGGCCACGTCCACCCGTGGGGAATGCTCGATGTCGCCTATCTCCGCGCGCTCCGTGATGTACTCGTTCAGGAGGGCCAGACGGGTGCCCATCACATACTCGATGAATCCGGATGGACGACTTTCTCCATCGAACGTCCTGACGACTACGACCACGCCCGATGGCTCGTTCGACTCTCGTACCTCTACCACGTCAACGTCCTCAAGAAGACGCCCGCCGGAGGCGAGGCGTACGCCGCCGTCAACGTCGAGAGCGAACTCAACGACCTTGATCCCACAGACGCCGTCCGATCGGCGTTCGAACGTCACCCCGGGAACGCGGGAGCATCCGAACGGTAA
- a CDS encoding MFS transporter, which produces MASSQAATSAQAGPATSAETRRRVAVVVAIVFIDLLGFGIIIPILPFYVRSFGVSDVFIGLLAASYSLAQFGAAPVLGRISDERGRRPVLMLSVGVAGIAWILFGFAAEIGAASGVTLGLVVLFSARLLAGAAGGNIATAQAYIADVTTPEDRPGALGLVGAAFGLGFVFGPAIGGILASDTVVSTARALLPGFVPVTPFSLPSFAAAGFSFLALGATAVVLKEPDRIRTPARRVTFVAQFRTALADLTLRPLVVAFFLTSLAFAGMTVMFVPFLADFFGYDATAAAMFLAYIGALGIINQGILIGWLSRKVGVRYVVRWGVVALFLALVLLAASPLAGTSSLSGSGYGWVTGGLVVLVAFGALASFGNGAITVGLAALVSEGATGDAQGAAFGVTQGAGSLGRTVGPPLAAAAYVVVYWSPFVAGALLLVPVALMLRR; this is translated from the coding sequence GTGGCTTCTAGTCAGGCGGCGACGAGCGCGCAAGCAGGGCCAGCCACATCCGCGGAAACACGTCGCCGCGTCGCAGTCGTTGTCGCAATCGTCTTTATCGATCTGCTCGGCTTCGGTATCATCATCCCGATCCTTCCGTTCTACGTCCGCTCGTTCGGTGTGAGTGATGTTTTTATCGGATTGCTGGCGGCGTCGTATTCCCTGGCGCAGTTCGGAGCTGCACCGGTGTTAGGACGGATTTCCGACGAGCGGGGGCGCCGACCAGTGCTTATGCTCTCGGTCGGTGTCGCGGGCATTGCTTGGATTCTCTTCGGATTCGCTGCGGAAATCGGTGCAGCCTCCGGAGTGACGCTCGGCCTCGTCGTCCTATTCAGTGCTCGGTTGCTAGCCGGCGCAGCCGGCGGTAACATCGCCACCGCACAGGCGTATATCGCCGATGTGACGACACCGGAGGACCGTCCCGGCGCGCTCGGTCTCGTCGGAGCAGCCTTCGGTCTCGGATTCGTGTTCGGCCCGGCGATTGGTGGTATCCTGGCCAGCGACACCGTGGTATCGACCGCTCGAGCTCTCTTGCCCGGGTTCGTTCCGGTGACCCCGTTCTCATTGCCGAGCTTTGCCGCAGCGGGCTTCTCGTTTCTCGCGCTCGGGGCGACCGCGGTCGTGCTGAAAGAACCGGATCGAATCCGCACCCCGGCACGGCGTGTAACGTTCGTCGCGCAGTTCCGGACTGCCCTCGCCGACCTGACGCTCCGTCCGCTCGTTGTCGCGTTCTTTCTGACCTCGCTCGCTTTCGCTGGTATGACCGTGATGTTCGTGCCCTTCCTGGCTGATTTCTTCGGGTACGATGCCACTGCGGCGGCGATGTTCCTCGCCTACATCGGCGCGCTTGGAATCATTAACCAAGGGATACTCATCGGCTGGCTCTCGCGGAAAGTCGGTGTTCGATACGTCGTTCGATGGGGCGTCGTGGCGCTGTTCCTCGCGCTTGTCCTGCTTGCGGCGTCGCCGCTGGCGGGAACGTCCTCTCTCTCCGGGAGCGGGTACGGGTGGGTGACTGGCGGACTCGTCGTGCTGGTAGCGTTTGGCGCGTTGGCCTCGTTCGGAAACGGCGCGATCACAGTCGGGCTCGCGGCGCTCGTTTCGGAAGGTGCCACCGGAGATGCACAGGGTGCAGCCTTCGGAGTCACACAAGGGGCGGGGAGCCTCGGGCGAACGGTCGGACCACCGCTCGCTGCGGCTGCCTACGTCGTGGTCTACTGGTCACCGTTCGTCGCCGGGGCACTCCTACTGGTGCCGGTAGCGCTGATGTTGCGACGGTGA
- a CDS encoding transcription initiation factor IIB family protein, translated as MYSARDRVDNEQWLTRIERAADRLDLGSEARSYAADMFLSEVPDEDRSKRAVAAASLYAGSLIAGEERPQSRVADAMGVSRLSVQQHWKPILESAGFRSPSW; from the coding sequence ATGTACAGCGCCCGGGATCGGGTCGATAACGAACAGTGGCTGACTCGTATCGAACGCGCCGCGGATCGGTTGGACCTCGGTTCCGAGGCCCGATCTTACGCGGCCGATATGTTCCTCTCTGAAGTCCCGGACGAGGACCGGTCGAAACGTGCCGTTGCGGCAGCGAGCTTGTACGCCGGTTCCCTCATCGCCGGAGAAGAGCGACCCCAATCGCGGGTCGCCGACGCGATGGGCGTGAGTCGGCTCAGCGTTCAACAACACTGGAAGCCGATTCTCGAATCCGCGGGCTTTCGATCGCCGTCGTGGTAG
- a CDS encoding phosphopantetheine adenylyltransferase, translated as MHVALGGTFDPVHDGHRALFERAFELGDLTVGLTSDELAPKTRHVDRYVRAFEDRKQDLIAELQPLADAHDREFTVRRLDEPTGIATEPQFDFLIVSPETRDGGERINEIRRNRGHDPLDIEVVDHVTAEDGDRISSTRIVRGEIDRHGNLTPEREGRGPKRPTEENS; from the coding sequence ATGCACGTCGCGCTGGGCGGGACGTTCGACCCTGTCCACGACGGTCACCGCGCGCTCTTTGAGCGGGCCTTTGAGTTAGGTGACCTCACCGTCGGACTGACCAGCGACGAACTCGCCCCGAAGACCCGTCACGTGGACCGTTACGTCAGGGCTTTCGAGGATCGGAAGCAGGACCTCATCGCCGAATTGCAGCCGCTCGCGGACGCCCACGACCGGGAGTTTACCGTCCGGCGATTAGACGAACCGACGGGGATCGCCACAGAACCGCAGTTCGACTTCCTGATCGTTTCGCCCGAGACCCGAGACGGGGGCGAGCGAATCAACGAAATTCGTCGAAACCGAGGCCACGACCCGCTCGACATCGAAGTCGTCGATCACGTCACCGCAGAAGACGGCGACCGGATTTCGTCGACGCGGATCGTTCGCGGGGAGATCGATCGACACGGAAACCTCACGCCGGAGCGCGAGGGACGTGGCCCCAAGCGTCCGACCGAAGAGAACTCGTAG
- a CDS encoding tyrosine-type recombinase/integrase, giving the protein MSVDTAAGDVPEDPIGYFLQDMTYHGKSERTREAYERVLRRFETFLDDPSRNARGARIDPGDATHRDCMAWIHSLRRSDVADSTVATYASYLHRFYAYLAQVGAFDSNPMALVMEEMDERIDTNPSRRDVSMPAMREFLSDIAHPLDHAVVATLLKTGIRVGELCNLDLRDIALSNTAGRRDTALKAVSNSAGSARAQLDGRGPSLYVSAEPTAGEILAGEERTASNKRKRSTVIPVDDELATALRRWLAVRPATRSPAEPLFCSTSGSWGSRLTPDMVHHLVEGHATDSGWYRPGGGAEENVTPHYFRHFFTTHLRDRTGDRGIVKYLRGDVAGDIIDTYTHNWGDRVRETYESHIYSLYCGSSRSAK; this is encoded by the coding sequence ATGAGCGTCGATACTGCCGCAGGCGACGTGCCGGAGGACCCGATCGGCTACTTCCTTCAGGATATGACTTATCACGGGAAGTCCGAGCGAACGCGAGAGGCGTACGAACGGGTTCTCCGACGCTTCGAGACCTTCCTCGACGATCCGTCGCGGAACGCCCGCGGCGCGCGAATCGATCCGGGAGACGCCACCCACCGTGACTGTATGGCGTGGATCCACTCGCTTCGCCGCTCGGACGTCGCGGACAGCACTGTCGCGACGTATGCATCGTATCTCCACCGTTTCTACGCCTACCTCGCTCAGGTCGGCGCGTTCGACTCGAACCCGATGGCGCTGGTGATGGAGGAGATGGACGAGCGAATCGATACGAACCCCTCCCGACGAGACGTGTCGATGCCGGCGATGCGCGAGTTCCTCTCAGATATCGCTCATCCGCTGGATCACGCCGTCGTCGCGACACTTCTAAAGACCGGAATACGCGTCGGGGAACTCTGTAATCTGGACCTTCGAGACATCGCGCTCTCGAACACGGCTGGTCGACGTGATACAGCCCTGAAGGCTGTATCCAATTCTGCAGGTTCCGCTCGGGCGCAACTCGACGGACGGGGACCGTCGCTATACGTTTCTGCGGAGCCGACTGCCGGCGAGATTCTTGCGGGCGAAGAGCGGACAGCGTCGAACAAACGGAAGCGCTCGACGGTGATTCCGGTCGACGACGAACTCGCGACTGCCCTGCGGCGCTGGCTGGCGGTCCGCCCAGCCACGCGTTCTCCCGCGGAACCGCTCTTTTGCAGCACCTCGGGGAGTTGGGGAAGTCGTCTCACACCGGATATGGTTCACCACCTCGTCGAAGGCCACGCCACCGACTCGGGATGGTATCGTCCCGGTGGCGGCGCCGAGGAGAACGTCACGCCACATTACTTCCGACACTTTTTCACGACCCATCTTCGGGATCGGACGGGCGACCGGGGTATCGTCAAGTATCTCCGTGGGGACGTCGCCGGCGATATCATCGATACCTACACGCACAACTGGGGGGACAGAGTTAGAGAGACCTACGAGTCTCACATCTACTCACTGTACTGCGGCAGTTCGAGGTCGGCCAAGTAA
- a CDS encoding DUF5805 domain-containing protein, with protein MAAEDAATERKTVMTYVPAYQKERWSEHAEAMGMSQSEFVRTMVQAGRRDFEIPSAAGEKQAPEEPAESTSNPRGKEAKDGVEDQVLDVLSASEYQSWDELLAALTDDIESRLDETLQELQAANTVRYSGRNGGYALTADSEEER; from the coding sequence ATGGCCGCCGAAGACGCCGCCACCGAACGAAAAACGGTGATGACGTACGTTCCCGCGTATCAGAAAGAGCGCTGGAGCGAGCACGCCGAGGCGATGGGAATGAGCCAGAGCGAGTTCGTCCGGACGATGGTACAGGCCGGACGGCGCGATTTCGAGATTCCGTCCGCAGCGGGCGAGAAACAGGCGCCCGAGGAACCGGCTGAAAGCACCTCCAACCCCAGGGGTAAGGAAGCCAAAGACGGGGTCGAGGACCAAGTTCTCGACGTGCTCTCAGCATCCGAGTACCAGTCGTGGGACGAATTGCTCGCGGCGCTGACCGACGACATCGAGAGCCGACTCGACGAGACGCTCCAGGAGCTCCAAGCGGCGAACACGGTTCGATACAGCGGTCGAAACGGTGGGTACGCGTTGACCGCCGACTCAGAGGAGGAGCGATGA
- a CDS encoding DUF7344 domain-containing protein, translating into MGNDRDEADPLYRSTSLERPQLLSEDQLYRALASTRRRRLLYSLREAGECTVDDLAAMLVQWEGRDPRRNADEQSQVHIKLVHSDLPLLADAGVVSYDRENETVAPKPLDPLLDALISRSVDPDNAP; encoded by the coding sequence ATGGGAAACGACAGGGACGAGGCGGATCCGCTCTATCGGAGTACGAGTCTCGAGAGACCGCAGCTTCTGTCCGAGGATCAACTCTACCGCGCACTCGCCTCGACCCGCCGTCGCCGCCTCCTGTACTCGTTGCGCGAAGCAGGCGAGTGCACTGTCGACGACCTGGCGGCGATGCTCGTTCAGTGGGAAGGCAGGGATCCGAGGCGAAACGCTGACGAACAGAGTCAGGTACACATCAAGTTGGTACACTCGGACCTTCCGCTCCTTGCCGACGCCGGTGTCGTGTCGTACGACCGCGAAAACGAGACCGTGGCGCCAAAACCACTCGATCCGCTCCTCGATGCGTTGATCTCTCGAAGTGTCGACCCCGACAACGCCCCGTAG
- a CDS encoding MATE family efflux transporter encodes MSDSPGSRRSVNLTDGPLLKPLLVLSIPIVLTNLLQVAYNLADTFWVGRLGQAAVSAISFSWAIVFLVITLAAGFTVAGTVLVAQHKGAGNLDRISAVAGQTIAFVIGLSVVFSILGYALAPWLLRLIGAAPGTLVFDLSVTYTRTMFLGIPFVFGFFIFQSLLQGWGDTRTPLYLMLLGVVLNVVIDPFLILGFKDNLLFEVAGLSALQADLYASTGFAGFGVQGAAIATIVSRGVGTVIAMGLLLSGRVGIHLAPRDFVLTRETVRTIFRIGAPASVEMSTQSLGVTVVTALVALAGAESVAAYGIGTRVTSLVVLPALGLARGTETVVGQNLGARQPDRATRAVVASAGIVAAVLVGVSLAVYFNAAAIVGIFITGADAASVVAIGAEYLRIVGATYVFLGVFFVIQGAYRGSGSTRLAMIFGILGLVLLRIPPAYGLLVWFDMGASGIWYGIAAANVLIVVLSGAYFLRGTWAEGVVGRNRPETETVPETVD; translated from the coding sequence ATGAGCGACAGCCCCGGTTCGAGGCGTTCGGTCAACCTCACGGACGGCCCGCTTCTGAAGCCGCTTTTGGTCCTCTCGATACCGATCGTACTCACGAATCTGCTGCAAGTGGCGTACAACCTGGCGGACACCTTCTGGGTGGGCCGACTGGGCCAGGCGGCCGTCAGCGCTATCTCCTTCTCGTGGGCGATCGTCTTTCTCGTCATTACGCTTGCGGCCGGGTTCACGGTCGCCGGGACAGTGCTCGTCGCACAGCACAAGGGCGCCGGGAACCTCGATCGTATCAGCGCGGTCGCGGGACAGACGATCGCGTTCGTGATCGGCCTCTCAGTCGTCTTCTCGATCCTCGGCTACGCCCTCGCACCGTGGCTCCTCCGACTGATCGGCGCCGCTCCCGGCACGCTCGTATTCGATCTCTCGGTGACGTACACCCGGACGATGTTTCTCGGAATCCCGTTCGTGTTCGGCTTCTTCATCTTTCAGTCGCTATTACAGGGGTGGGGGGATACGAGGACGCCGCTGTATCTGATGTTGCTGGGAGTCGTCCTCAACGTCGTCATCGACCCGTTTCTCATCTTGGGGTTCAAGGACAATCTCCTGTTCGAGGTCGCCGGGCTCTCGGCGCTGCAGGCCGACCTCTACGCGTCGACGGGGTTCGCCGGGTTCGGCGTGCAGGGGGCGGCGATCGCGACCATCGTGTCCAGAGGCGTCGGTACGGTCATCGCGATGGGGCTTCTCCTCTCCGGTCGCGTCGGGATCCACCTCGCCCCACGGGACTTCGTTCTCACGCGGGAGACCGTGCGGACGATCTTCCGAATCGGGGCACCGGCGAGTGTCGAGATGAGCACGCAGTCGCTGGGCGTGACGGTCGTCACCGCGCTCGTCGCTCTCGCCGGGGCGGAATCGGTCGCTGCCTACGGGATCGGCACCCGGGTCACCTCGTTGGTCGTTCTTCCGGCCCTAGGCCTCGCTCGCGGGACCGAGACGGTGGTCGGACAGAATCTCGGAGCCAGACAGCCCGATCGGGCGACTCGCGCCGTCGTAGCGAGTGCGGGGATCGTCGCGGCCGTCCTCGTCGGCGTTTCGCTGGCGGTGTATTTCAACGCGGCCGCTATCGTCGGCATCTTCATCACCGGTGCCGACGCCGCTTCCGTCGTCGCGATCGGAGCCGAATACCTCCGAATCGTCGGTGCGACGTACGTCTTCCTCGGCGTCTTTTTCGTCATCCAGGGGGCCTACCGTGGGAGTGGGAGCACCAGATTGGCGATGATCTTCGGCATTCTGGGACTCGTCCTGCTCCGTATCCCGCCCGCGTACGGCCTCTTAGTGTGGTTCGATATGGGCGCGAGCGGCATCTGGTACGGTATCGCCGCGGCCAACGTGCTGATCGTGGTGCTATCCGGGGCGTACTTCCTTCGCGGTACCTGGGCCGAAGGAGTCGTCGGCAGGAACCGACCGGAAACCGAGACGGTCCCGGAGACAGTTGATTGA
- a CDS encoding putative sulfate/molybdate transporter: MDVLPWNRRRFRFRFTSGELTGALGDSVTVLPIVVAVAALTELSLARLLLGFAAFQVVWGVHYGVPVSVEPMKALAALVIAGSLTAGELAVAGLLAGGVLLFVGTTGALARIQRYVGQPIVRGVQLAVGLVLLETGIQLSLDGVGYALLALAVVGVTVAAGHHRVSTLLVIALGVAVGVSQTGLPTPQLPALDLTLPTAADVSSASVGATLGQLAMTVGNAAVATSLLLSDYFDAEVSADELATSMGAMNLLAVPLGAMPMCHGSGGVAGKYAFGARTAGSNLILGALYALAAVLAVGVVAAFPLAMLGVVLAVIAVELGRAGLETNDLPLTVGIGVLGVLTNVGVAFVAGIVAHRARLWFATDADRRGR, translated from the coding sequence ATGGACGTCCTCCCGTGGAATCGACGCCGCTTCCGATTTAGATTCACGAGCGGCGAGTTGACGGGAGCGTTAGGGGATTCGGTTACGGTCCTCCCGATCGTCGTGGCCGTCGCCGCGCTCACGGAGCTGTCGCTCGCGCGACTCCTCTTGGGGTTCGCCGCCTTCCAGGTCGTCTGGGGGGTCCACTACGGGGTTCCGGTCTCCGTGGAGCCGATGAAGGCGCTCGCGGCGCTGGTCATCGCGGGCTCGCTCACGGCCGGCGAACTCGCGGTCGCCGGACTGCTCGCGGGCGGCGTCCTCTTGTTCGTCGGCACGACCGGCGCACTGGCACGGATCCAGCGATACGTCGGACAGCCGATCGTTCGCGGCGTGCAACTCGCCGTCGGACTCGTCCTCCTGGAAACGGGGATCCAGTTGAGTCTCGACGGGGTCGGCTACGCGCTGCTCGCGCTTGCCGTGGTGGGAGTCACCGTCGCAGCCGGGCACCACCGAGTGAGCACCCTCCTCGTCATCGCGCTCGGCGTCGCCGTCGGCGTCTCACAGACCGGACTCCCGACCCCGCAGCTCCCCGCCCTCGATCTCACACTCCCGACCGCGGCTGACGTGTCGTCGGCCTCGGTAGGCGCGACCCTCGGGCAGTTGGCGATGACAGTCGGCAACGCGGCGGTCGCGACCTCGCTGCTCCTGTCGGACTACTTCGACGCGGAGGTCTCCGCCGACGAACTCGCGACCAGTATGGGCGCGATGAACCTCCTCGCCGTGCCGCTGGGCGCGATGCCGATGTGTCACGGCAGCGGCGGCGTGGCGGGAAAGTACGCGTTCGGCGCGCGAACGGCGGGGTCGAACCTGATCCTCGGCGCGCTCTACGCGCTGGCGGCGGTGCTGGCAGTGGGTGTCGTGGCCGCGTTTCCACTCGCGATGCTCGGGGTCGTGCTCGCAGTCATCGCCGTCGAACTCGGACGGGCCGGCCTCGAGACGAACGATCTTCCGCTCACCGTCGGCATCGGGGTCTTAGGCGTCCTGACGAACGTCGGCGTCGCCTTCGTCGCCGGGATCGTCGCCCATCGGGCCCGTCTGTGGTTCGCGACGGACGCCGACCGACGGGGCCGGTAG
- a CDS encoding TOBE domain-containing protein yields the protein MQTRGEPFIEIDGERIDARDVEALYGIDEFGSMYRAAEELGRSYARIQQRVTELEETLGPLVARQRGGKGGGGSTLTDGARDLLARFERLRAEFSGLARAEESVFSGTLVDRDGLLGTVETPAGTVRAIVADAEPGGERDEAAKSDSGGTDRANATVQIGVRSDAVGLTTPEAAPEPTGTSIRNRFEGTVESIESEDGVARVTVDVGVDAPLRTLLTETSRETLDLSPGDPVVASFKATAARGVLAPERDVADASEE from the coding sequence ATGCAAACTCGGGGAGAGCCGTTCATCGAGATCGACGGCGAGCGGATCGACGCGCGGGACGTCGAGGCGCTGTACGGTATCGACGAGTTCGGCTCGATGTATCGGGCGGCCGAGGAACTCGGGCGGTCCTACGCCCGGATCCAGCAGCGCGTCACCGAACTCGAGGAGACGCTCGGCCCGCTCGTCGCCCGCCAGCGCGGCGGCAAGGGTGGCGGCGGGAGCACGCTCACCGACGGCGCGCGCGACCTCCTGGCGCGCTTCGAGCGACTGCGCGCCGAGTTCTCGGGGCTGGCGCGGGCCGAGGAATCGGTGTTCTCGGGGACGCTCGTCGATCGCGACGGCCTCCTCGGGACCGTCGAGACGCCCGCGGGGACGGTTCGAGCGATCGTCGCCGACGCCGAACCGGGCGGCGAGCGCGACGAGGCGGCCAAATCCGACAGCGGCGGGACCGACCGCGCGAACGCGACCGTCCAGATCGGCGTCCGGTCGGACGCCGTCGGCCTCACGACGCCGGAGGCCGCGCCCGAGCCGACGGGGACGAGCATCCGGAACCGGTTCGAGGGAACCGTCGAGAGCATCGAGTCCGAGGACGGCGTCGCCCGCGTGACCGTCGACGTCGGCGTCGACGCCCCGCTACGGACGCTCCTGACCGAGACGAGCCGTGAGACGCTCGATCTCTCACCCGGTGACCCGGTGGTCGCGTCGTTCAAAGCGACCGCGGCGCGAGGCGTGCTCGCCCCCGAGAGAGACGTCGCCGACGCGAGCGAGGAGTGA
- a CDS encoding SOS response-associated peptidase — translation MCGRYTLFTAAEELENRFGATFADPPEPRYNCAPGQSLPVVANDDPDTFRRFKWGLIPSWADDESAGNDRINARAETLDEKASFREAYERRRCLVPADGFYEWVRAGETKQPYRVAFDDDRPFAMAGLWERWEPTHTQTGLGDFGGGSGGDEAAGDSNDDTAAVESFTIVTTEPNDVVADLHHRMAVVLDPDAESTWLHGDPAAVEELLEPHTGDDWRAYPVSTRVNSPANDAADLIEPVESG, via the coding sequence ATGTGCGGTCGCTACACCCTCTTCACCGCCGCCGAGGAACTCGAGAACCGGTTCGGGGCCACGTTCGCGGACCCGCCCGAACCGCGGTACAACTGCGCGCCAGGGCAGTCGCTCCCGGTCGTCGCGAACGACGATCCGGACACCTTTCGCCGGTTCAAGTGGGGTCTCATTCCCTCGTGGGCCGACGACGAATCCGCGGGCAACGACCGCATCAACGCCCGCGCGGAGACGCTCGACGAGAAGGCGAGTTTCCGGGAGGCCTACGAGCGTCGTCGCTGTCTCGTGCCGGCCGACGGCTTCTACGAGTGGGTCCGGGCGGGAGAGACGAAACAGCCCTACCGCGTCGCGTTCGACGACGATCGCCCGTTCGCGATGGCCGGGCTCTGGGAGCGCTGGGAGCCGACCCACACACAGACGGGGCTCGGCGACTTCGGCGGCGGCAGCGGTGGAGACGAAGCAGCTGGCGATAGCAACGACGACACCGCTGCCGTCGAGTCGTTCACGATCGTCACCACGGAGCCGAACGACGTGGTCGCAGACCTCCACCACCGGATGGCGGTCGTGCTCGACCCCGACGCGGAGTCGACGTGGCTCCACGGCGACCCGGCGGCGGTCGAGGAACTGCTCGAACCGCATACCGGCGACGACTGGCGGGCCTATCCCGTCTCCACGCGCGTCAACAGCCCTGCGAACGACGCGGCGGATCTGATCGAGCCGGTCGAGAGTGGATAG
- a CDS encoding ribonuclease H-like domain-containing protein, which produces MRIENSFVPAEGIGEGRERSLWESGILTWDEFDSERAPLGPKTGERVESFVAEALERLDDGDARYFGERFPAGETWRFYENFRDEAVFFDIETTGLDAHREDVTTVSFTRDGETTTLIRGENLTAAALREQFRDAPLVVSFNGKQFDVPFLEDNFDVSVDAPHLDLMYPCRRVDLTGGLKSIEAAVGIDRDRPDLSGRDAVRLWYRYARDGDDDALDTLVSYNRDDTENLRNLADVVARRLHDDSLGAIADQSPGIPDPLA; this is translated from the coding sequence ATGCGCATCGAGAACAGTTTCGTCCCCGCGGAGGGGATCGGCGAGGGACGCGAGCGCTCGCTGTGGGAGTCGGGTATCCTCACCTGGGACGAGTTCGACTCCGAGCGCGCGCCGCTGGGTCCGAAGACCGGCGAGCGGGTCGAATCGTTCGTCGCGGAGGCGCTGGAGCGACTCGACGACGGCGACGCGCGCTACTTCGGCGAACGGTTCCCCGCCGGGGAGACCTGGCGCTTCTACGAGAATTTCAGAGACGAGGCCGTCTTCTTCGACATCGAGACGACCGGCCTCGACGCTCACCGGGAAGACGTCACGACGGTCTCGTTCACGCGGGACGGCGAGACGACGACGCTGATCCGCGGCGAGAACCTGACCGCGGCGGCGCTCCGCGAGCAGTTCCGCGACGCGCCGCTCGTCGTCTCGTTCAACGGGAAGCAGTTCGACGTGCCGTTCCTCGAAGACAACTTCGACGTGTCGGTCGACGCGCCCCACCTGGATCTGATGTATCCCTGCCGCCGCGTCGATCTGACCGGCGGGCTCAAATCGATCGAAGCGGCGGTCGGCATCGATCGGGACCGCCCGGACCTCTCGGGCCGGGACGCGGTTCGGCTCTGGTACCGCTACGCCCGCGACGGCGACGACGACGCCCTCGACACCCTCGTCTCGTACAACCGCGACGACACGGAGAACCTCCGGAACCTCGCGGACGTGGTCGCCCGACGCCTCCACGACGACTCCCTGGGGGCGATCGCCGACCAGTCGCCCGGGATCCCGGATCCGCTGGCGTAG